The sequence GCGCCGTCGCACCTGCGCTCGCACCCGCACGACGTCAAGGTGACGTTGCTGGCCGCCTACTTGTACTGCCGGTCCCGTGAGATCACCGACACTCTGGTCGACCTGCTGATCGCGACGGTGCATCGGATCAACGCCCGCGCCGACACGAAGGTCATCAGTGACTTCGTGGCGGAACTGAAGCGGGTGTCGGGCAAGGAGAACATCCTGTTCAAGATGGCCGAGGCCGCGCTGGAGTCGCCGCAGGCGCGGGTGGAGGACGTCATCTACCCGGCGGTGCCGGGCGGCTACAAGACGCTGGTCCAGCTGCTGCACGAGTACAGGGCGAAGGGCACCTCCTACCGGCAGCACAAGCAGCGGGTGTTCAAGGCCTCCTACACCAACCACTACCGGATCGGCCTGATCCAGATCCTGGAGGTGCTGGAGTTCGGGTCGACGAACACCGTGCACACGCCCATGGTGCAGGCCCTCACCTTGATCAAGCGGTACAAGGCCGAACAGTCCAACCGGATCAAGTGCTACGCCCTCGGCGAGCACGTCCCCGTCGACGGGATCGTCCCGGCCGAGCTGGTGGAGCTGATGTACCGGGCCGACAGCACCAAGCGGCAGCGGATCCTGCGCACCGTGTACGAGTGCGGCGTCTTCCAGTCCCTGCGCGAGAAGCTGCGCTGCAAGGAGATCTGGGTCCACGGGGCGGACCGGTGGCGCAACCCCGACGACGACTTGCCCAAGGACTTCGAGGCCAATCGCACCGAGAACTATGCCAAGCTCCGCAAGCCGCTGGACCCGCAGGTGTTCGTCGATCAGCTGCGCGAGGAGATGGACACCGAGCTGTCGGCGCTGAACGACGCCCTAGGTGGCAAGGGCCTCACGTGGTTGAAGATCGCCGAACGGCGCAACGCCGGGGCGATCCACCTCACCCCGCTGGACGCTGCCCCAGAGCCGCGCAACCTGCGCCGACTGAAGGCCGCGATCCGGGACCGGTGGGGCGTCGTCCCGCTGATGGACATGCTCACCGAGACCGCCCTGCGGACCGGCTGCTTGAACGTCTTCACCCCGGCCGGAACGCAGAACCACCTGGACCCGGCCGTGTTGTTCGAGCGGCTCCTGCTGCTGATCTACGCCTACGGGACGGGGACCGGGATCCGCGCGGTCGCCGCCGGCGACCACCCGCACACCGAGGACGACCTGCGGTACGCGCGCCGCCGCTACCTGACCGTCGAGGCCTGCCGCGAGGTCGCCCGGGTCATCGCCAACGCGACCTTCGCCGTCCGGCAGGCTGCCCTGTGGGGCGTGGGCACGACCGCGGTCGCCTCGGACTCCACCCACTTCTCAGCTTTCGATCAGAACATCTTCACCGAGTGGCACTCCCGCTACCGGCGGGCCAAGCGCGGGGTGCTGATCTACTGGACGGTCGAGGTAGGTGGGTCGATGGCCGTGCACAGCCAGCTCATCAGCTGTTCAGCCTCCGAGGTCCACGCGATGGTCGAGGGCGCGATGCGGCACGGCACCGACATGGATATCGAGCAGAACTTCGTCGACTCCCACGGCGCCAGCTTCGTTGGGTTCGGGATCACCAGGCTGCTGGACTTCGACCTGGTCGCCCGGTTCAAGCAGATCAACAAGATGAAGCTGTACGTGCCAGGCCGCGGCGAGGACTTCTCCTACCCGCTCCTCAGCCCCGCGCTGACCAGGCCAATCCGGTGGGACATCATCACCCAGAACTACGACATCATGATGAAGTACGCCACCGCGATCCGGCTGCGGACCGCGTCCACCGAGGCCCTGTTGCGCCGATTCACCAGCGAGACCACCCACCCGGCCTACGCCGCGATGCTAGAGGTCGGCCGCGCCCAGCGCACGATCTTCCTCACCCGCTGGCTCCGCGACCGCGATCTCCAGCGGGAGACCGAATCCGGATTGAACGTGGTGGAGAATTACAACGGCGTCAACGACTACATCAAGTTCGGCAAGCGCGGCGAACTCGCCTCCAACCGGCGCGAAGAGCAGGAGCTGGGGATGCTGTGCCTGCACATCCTCCAGTCGGCCCTCGGCCTGATCAACACCCTGATGATCCAGGACACCCTCGCGCTACCCGAGTGGGAGAACGTCCTGACCGACGCCGACCGGCGCGGCCTCACCCCGCTGTTCCACACCAACATGACGCCCTACGGCGAGATCCAGCTGCGCACGGACCGGCGCCTCGACCTCACCGACCTGCCGACCGCGTAGCGGGCCGCACCCGCAGTCAGGACCCGCTGCGGGTCCATTGGGCGCCCCTGACGTTCTGATGGACGTGGTGGGCGTGGTGGAGGGGCAGCGTGCAGTACCCGTAGTCCCCGAGGGGGATGGTCGGATGGGGCTCTCCGCACGTCCGCAGCGCGCCGATGTCTTCCTCGTCGTCAAAGCAGTCGGCGTCATAGAAGCCTTCCTCCTCACGGTTGGCCAGGCATTCGGCGAGGATGTCGCGGGAGCCCTTCGAGGCCAGCTCGCCGATCAGGGCGTCCTTGCCCTGGCCGTCGTTCTCGAAGGAGTCGTTGAACTGGATGGTGGGCTCTACCACCCCATGCAGATTCTTGTAGGGGCCGATCCACACCCGCACCCTGGGCAGGTCGGCGCGGGTGCTGGTCCACCGCACCACGCCGTCGCCGGCTCCAGTGCGCCATCCTGGCGCAGCCAGGCGCGCCCCTGGGCTACTTCAACAACAGAAGAACCGCAGATCGAAACCCCTTGAAAGAGGTCTTGACCTGAGGTTCTTCAAACTCTGAGTAGCCCCGATGGGGCACACGGCAGATGGATGCAGGATCCGCCCCTGGTCATTCGAAGCCGTGTGTTCGCTGGACCGATCTGTCGTGTGAGAAGCGGTTCGCGGTTCGCTTCGGGCGAGGGTGAGTTTCGTCGACGAGGTCAGCGAGACAGTCCCGCTGCCCCGGACGGCGCGTCGCTTCTTTCGATCCGCCCGACAGGGATCAGGCTGTCGAGGACGTCGACGACGAACTGGGACGCGGGGCATGGCTTCGAACTCGTCTCGTGAGTCGTCGTTCAGCACCGTGTGCGTATCAGGTGACGGATGCTCAGCGATGGCTGGGCCCGCCGGTCAGTAGACGCCTCCGATGATGCGGAAGTCGCGCTCGACGCCTTCGACGATGCGGAAGTCGCGCTCGAAGCTGTCGGGGAGGGCCACCAGCGCCTTCTGGTATGCCTCGCTCTCGTATGCCGCGACGGCCTGTTCAAAGCTGTCGAACTCGATCAGAACGACGCGTTGCGTGATTCCGGCCTCGTGGGCGACGACTCGACCGCCAACGGACAGGACGCGCCCGCCCCCAGCCTGGACAGCCGCACCGGCCAGCTTGTCGTAGGCAGTCAGCCTCTCAGGGCCGGAAATGGCGGGGTAGACACTGACCCAGTAGCCCTTAGCCATGGAAACCTCCTGTGTTCGGCCGGACACATCCGACTTCGAATTGACACTCAGATCGATCGATCCCGGCGACCGGTACTGCGGTCAGTTGAATCGTCATACGCGCAGGTTAGGGCTTGATGTGCGGTCGAGGGAAAGATCGGTACGGGATAGACTCAGAACGGATCGTTATCAATCGGCAGGGAGGGTACGTGGCGCCGGATACGGTGAGCCTGCGGTACTTCCTGGTGCTGGCGCAGGAGTTGAACTTCACCCGCGCGGCCGCACGGATCGGTATCGCACAGCCCGCACTCAGCGCCCGGATGCGCCGATTGGAGGCGGAACTCGGTACGGCCCTGCTGGTCCGCAACACGCGTAGCGTCGTATTGACCACGGCCGGTGCGGCTTTGGCGGAGTCCGCGCCGCCCGCGCTGGCGGCGCTGGACCGGGCATGGGACACCGCCCGGAGCGCGGCGGCCGGTGAACTGGGCACACTGCGCATCGGATACAGCCTCAGCGCCGGGGCCGAGACGGCACCCGCCCTGGTGGACAGGCTGATTCGCGGCAACAGCGGACTCGAGGTCGGCGCGGTCCCGATGGCGACACCGGAGATCTCCCCCGCGGTCGCCGACGGCCGCATCGATGCCGGGATCACCCGCGGTGAACAGCCGGGCCGTGGCGTGCGCCGGTTCCTGCTGCGGCGTATGCGCGTCGGGGTCCAGCTGGCGCAGCATCATCCGCTGGCCGAACACCCGGAGATCGAGATCGCCGCCGCGGCCGCGTATCCGCTGCGACTCCCGGACCGTGCGGCCAACCCCGTGATCCACGATCAGCTGTCCGCACTGTTCCGAGACACCCGACCACACCCTCGATTCCACACGCCCGCAGTTTCTTTCGACATGTCTCAGCGCGACCTGCGCGACGGGGTCACCCTCGCCCCGGCCGGAGAAGCCGCGGCCACGGCATCCCCGGCCGGTCTCACCTGGCGACCGCTGCGGGGCGCGCCCAGCCTGACGATCCACCTGGTCCTCCCACGCGAGCAGTCGCCACTACACCGCCGCATCCGTGCCGTCGCCAAAACCCTGGCGCACGAGCTGCACT comes from Streptosporangium roseum DSM 43021 and encodes:
- a CDS encoding Tn3 family transposase, which translates into the protein MARVLDEDELVGNWTLVGDELDQLSGRRGVTKLGFALLLRFYALNGRFPTGRAELPDQAVAYVARLVDVPASELGLYEWDGRTIKDHRKDIRKYFGFRECSLADSDKAADWLAAQVCLKERQVDRVRAELLAHLRQERIEPPARDRIRRIIGTALRQAEQTQTSRISSRIPAEAVPQLLALIAKSTDPGDGPEDQDEDDGALFGAAEAAAVDVFAVIREEPGNVSVKTIEREVFKLTAIGKVGLPDNLFADVAPKVLAAWRARVAAEAPSHLRSHPHDVKVTLLAAYLYCRSREITDTLVDLLIATVHRINARADTKVISDFVAELKRVSGKENILFKMAEAALESPQARVEDVIYPAVPGGYKTLVQLLHEYRAKGTSYRQHKQRVFKASYTNHYRIGLIQILEVLEFGSTNTVHTPMVQALTLIKRYKAEQSNRIKCYALGEHVPVDGIVPAELVELMYRADSTKRQRILRTVYECGVFQSLREKLRCKEIWVHGADRWRNPDDDLPKDFEANRTENYAKLRKPLDPQVFVDQLREEMDTELSALNDALGGKGLTWLKIAERRNAGAIHLTPLDAAPEPRNLRRLKAAIRDRWGVVPLMDMLTETALRTGCLNVFTPAGTQNHLDPAVLFERLLLLIYAYGTGTGIRAVAAGDHPHTEDDLRYARRRYLTVEACREVARVIANATFAVRQAALWGVGTTAVASDSTHFSAFDQNIFTEWHSRYRRAKRGVLIYWTVEVGGSMAVHSQLISCSASEVHAMVEGAMRHGTDMDIEQNFVDSHGASFVGFGITRLLDFDLVARFKQINKMKLYVPGRGEDFSYPLLSPALTRPIRWDIITQNYDIMMKYATAIRLRTASTEALLRRFTSETTHPAYAAMLEVGRAQRTIFLTRWLRDRDLQRETESGLNVVENYNGVNDYIKFGKRGELASNRREEQELGMLCLHILQSALGLINTLMIQDTLALPEWENVLTDADRRGLTPLFHTNMTPYGEIQLRTDRRLDLTDLPTA
- a CDS encoding DUF1330 domain-containing protein: MAKGYWVSVYPAISGPERLTAYDKLAGAAVQAGGGRVLSVGGRVVAHEAGITQRVVLIEFDSFEQAVAAYESEAYQKALVALPDSFERDFRIVEGVERDFRIIGGVY
- a CDS encoding LysR family transcriptional regulator; translated protein: MAPDTVSLRYFLVLAQELNFTRAAARIGIAQPALSARMRRLEAELGTALLVRNTRSVVLTTAGAALAESAPPALAALDRAWDTARSAAAGELGTLRIGYSLSAGAETAPALVDRLIRGNSGLEVGAVPMATPEISPAVADGRIDAGITRGEQPGRGVRRFLLRRMRVGVQLAQHHPLAEHPEIEIAAAAAYPLRLPDRAANPVIHDQLSALFRDTRPHPRFHTPAVSFDMSQRDLRDGVTLAPAGEAAATASPAGLTWRPLRGAPSLTIHLVLPREQSPLHRRIRAVAKTLAHELHWLSD